From Flavipsychrobacter sp., a single genomic window includes:
- a CDS encoding efflux RND transporter periplasmic adaptor subunit has translation MKRILMLSSLCAILLYTSCMSHQEKEETETKFLVTSPLKTDTSITKDYVCQISAARHIELRAQERGYLQEILIDEGQFVKKGQLLFRIMPKIYEAEFKSAEAEAKVAEIEYQNTKRLADSDIVSVNELAMSKAKYDKAKAELSLAKVHLEFTEIRAPFDGIIDRFHLKLGSLVDEGDLLSTLSDNSEMWVYFNVPEAEYLEYKSSEKNDTLMKVKLLMANNKLFDQSGYVKAIEADFNNETGNIAFRATFPNPKGLLRHGETGNIQTSISFKDALLIPQKTTFEILDKRYVYVIDRENKVKLKPIAVDAEMPDLYIISDDLKETDKILLEGLRKVTDGAEIQYDYQKPRSVIANLKLYTE, from the coding sequence ATGAAGAGAATACTCATGCTTTCGAGCTTGTGTGCGATATTGCTATACACAAGTTGCATGTCTCATCAAGAAAAAGAAGAAACTGAAACAAAGTTCTTAGTAACAAGTCCATTAAAAACAGACACATCAATTACCAAAGATTACGTTTGCCAAATAAGCGCTGCTCGCCATATTGAGCTTCGCGCTCAAGAGCGAGGATATCTACAAGAAATATTAATAGACGAAGGTCAATTTGTAAAAAAAGGACAGCTGCTATTTAGGATAATGCCCAAGATATATGAGGCTGAGTTTAAAAGCGCTGAGGCTGAAGCTAAAGTGGCAGAAATCGAGTATCAAAACACCAAACGCTTGGCTGACAGTGATATCGTTTCCGTTAACGAGCTGGCTATGTCTAAAGCAAAATACGACAAAGCAAAAGCTGAATTATCATTAGCCAAGGTTCATCTTGAATTCACAGAAATAAGAGCACCTTTTGACGGTATCATTGACCGTTTTCATTTAAAACTGGGTAGCCTTGTTGATGAAGGAGATCTGCTATCAACATTATCAGACAATAGCGAGATGTGGGTGTATTTTAATGTGCCTGAAGCGGAATATCTGGAATATAAATCATCAGAAAAAAACGATACACTGATGAAGGTAAAACTCCTAATGGCTAATAATAAATTATTTGACCAAAGTGGCTATGTAAAAGCTATTGAAGCTGACTTTAATAACGAAACGGGCAATATTGCTTTCAGAGCTACATTCCCTAACCCAAAAGGATTACTAAGACATGGGGAAACAGGCAATATACAAACAAGTATATCTTTCAAAGATGCCCTCTTAATACCACAAAAAACCACTTTTGAGATATTGGACAAGAGGTATGTATATGTAATAGATAGAGAAAATAAAGTAAAACTAAAACCTATAGCTGTTGATGCTGAAATGCCTGACCTCTATATTATTTCTGATGATCTAAAAGAAACGGATAAAATACTACTAGAAGGTCTTCGTAAGGTAACAGACGGTGCAGAGATACAATACGACTATCAGAAGCCGCGGTCAGTTATCGCCAATCTAAAATTATATACAGAATAA
- a CDS encoding T9SS type A sorting domain-containing protein, with product MNLRKLKRLQVFICCFALLFITQAGTAQQKESKKNEKEVATSKWKQYASNPNLTYKQIVENCDKLFAESQETDTAEDGDAKRYARWKFFWQNRLDAKTGKLHSFSEAYALKQRANAKTDYWRNCSGEDEGQPWNFIGPQGMATPHLGRVTDVLVNPNNKNEIYISNTFGGIWKTTNDGASWVCLTDNDAQLDGLGVSSFVVDFSQTPHVIYAAMGSTEEVVTHSADQTFSVMKSPDDGQTFSVVNGLQIGSLNWDKEDKVMDMKIHPSSGMVFITTRYKVLRIHSGTFVTTLLDYSNLNADPDRLFKGFHNITFLEATSSPYRPAPMFITTQGNFDGFFTSALLLKTDNCTDIVNTPTFTNITSNLTTSAFNATTDVVTNGAFTNNSSSWLGFSPWGQNTAIGDGVWEWVNGAAENYFNWSPTNLLQGLCMETKVPGVFGSVNTPITFNTKVDLPVNTRLVIKLKDMSSQYGWVFDPSCLTSGTGTPITLYDSDTDPSVIASHGSNTFVSNYNIPTYTGNISGGHYNRLVFEVQFKAGYIGYQRVKVDDVSLTQPNIHHLVAGYSPATPNTLYSLVMPDFFAGTCHIQKSTDYGSTWTDMGNFSGVNNRGNFYNDMEMSKIDGNRVYHNGLSFYSFYNGNSGAASVASGWGVSSTHADVRSMYIHDNGNGTEDLFAGHDGGLSVYRNGSWECLTCEPTAKTDVFDCSQSFGITSDVHSGDVMVAAFDNGIMTSNMLNYKDWTNSLYADGWFTKYAKRQELSGTYIVNYGGGQTQNILIGGSSYTGGGVGNIRSSHLFHTGWYTKPKTTYEGEYYAGYHIFRLNINQSTNSLNWNDLSGSWAIPSNKPISAYAAHPNNKDMIIGYSSGLWDGTNGSFFYTFNGGTTWGYHHNAGNSSKIFNNYIPVDMCIDPLEYFAPGHYRAWASMSWYGAPGQDRVHCGTYQNGSWTWIDYSDGLPDGPVNAIVYDEQSKTLFAGTDIGVYARDVDDPGSAWRCFSKNMPNSMVMDLEISYCTGKIYATCYGRGAWSADLPPSWHTFFANDKGNTEYIQSNTTWSTYQHKEKTVIVQSGSKLTITGCTVAMGRGKHIVVEPGAVLVVDNATITNECNRMWGGIIIEGNPTVDQSQVSVAGEFSPQQGLVIIRNGSNIDNAYVGVYSGGAYYDGDDFPQYFPGKDGGYVWAENSAFHNCRRSVSFAEYGFLQSSTIDNCDFVADAVLNNEVYTNYDDGAVRYGSKDFIAIWASHGVNVLNSRFLNTINPNRPDLRGAGIVSHNAGYTVDGCDFTDLTRGIHAGADFGQVDNIEIKNSNFINLWRSIAARLVNNLIITNNTIEVGEPLDDQLGSVVYTSVGDMEDENNAAFYYDSYGINISHADIFSIQDNTIVEHKVTLPGMPAGQLYAKFGIIINNTNNDPGITNNPGTQYAYRIYRNTVHTDIGITANQDCRGVQIRCNDLTSENELRGILVSEYFTHHNDPNYPPSPGLLSDQGYCLTNTSPAGNLFRTNPICGGEEHIGINAPQPGLNFTYNYHFAGTAYEPVCYTGAPTNMIINANNCMASQNNACPDPLPYVGGGTAGGGGEPKQMTAFSISNISNDIAMADNRLAALNKTIHDGNSQELHEMLETSFYSSSDMAQRLQDAGPYLSDDVMIKAIKHIPAMDMTDIKKVLIANAGLKPAVWNAMSENYPELAVDNDMIAAQKNQSARKLNEGIISDLAYEKSIHTMNLVSRYSDMNEWSKIAKLYADNSQYRMAVPYYLKANDITSAKNAIDKIENEDYKEVAKLYIDRLENNKLNAGISNSEKEILDAIALHPNTRAGEIARMWLAQENGNVVLDLMPMLKTSNNETNEEGGLNNIPNSETINVHPNPANDYVVIANSNAWGAGAVVSVYDVTGRRVVKTIPAPDAKALQVNTSNWISGVYFVNVKLQNGKMINAKFIINR from the coding sequence ATGAACCTACGAAAACTTAAAAGGTTGCAGGTATTTATCTGCTGCTTTGCCTTGTTGTTCATTACTCAGGCGGGTACTGCCCAACAAAAAGAAAGCAAAAAAAATGAAAAAGAGGTTGCTACATCTAAATGGAAGCAATATGCAAGCAACCCCAATCTCACCTACAAGCAAATAGTAGAAAATTGCGATAAGCTATTTGCAGAATCTCAGGAAACGGATACAGCTGAAGATGGAGACGCTAAACGGTATGCCCGATGGAAGTTTTTCTGGCAGAATCGATTAGATGCAAAAACAGGTAAGTTGCACTCCTTTTCTGAAGCCTATGCCCTCAAGCAAAGAGCTAATGCTAAAACAGATTACTGGAGAAACTGTAGCGGAGAAGATGAAGGTCAACCATGGAACTTTATTGGACCTCAGGGTATGGCCACTCCTCATTTGGGTAGAGTAACTGATGTGCTTGTTAACCCAAATAATAAGAATGAGATATACATATCGAATACCTTTGGTGGAATTTGGAAAACAACAAATGATGGTGCTAGTTGGGTATGTCTTACTGATAATGATGCCCAACTTGATGGGCTAGGTGTTAGTAGCTTTGTTGTCGACTTTTCTCAAACACCACACGTTATTTACGCAGCTATGGGGTCTACAGAAGAGGTGGTGACACATAGCGCAGATCAAACTTTCTCTGTAATGAAATCTCCTGATGATGGACAAACATTTAGTGTTGTTAATGGTCTACAAATAGGTAGCCTTAATTGGGATAAGGAAGATAAAGTTATGGATATGAAGATCCACCCTTCAAGCGGAATGGTGTTTATTACAACAAGATACAAGGTGTTGAGAATACACTCTGGAACTTTTGTAACAACATTGCTTGATTATTCAAATTTAAATGCTGACCCTGATAGGCTATTTAAAGGTTTCCATAATATCACTTTTTTAGAAGCTACTAGTAGCCCTTACAGACCAGCTCCTATGTTTATTACAACACAAGGTAATTTTGATGGTTTTTTTACAAGTGCTTTATTATTGAAAACAGACAATTGTACAGATATTGTTAACACTCCTACATTTACTAACATTACGTCAAATTTAACTACAAGTGCTTTTAATGCTACTACTGATGTAGTAACTAATGGTGCCTTTACTAATAATTCAAGTAGTTGGTTAGGCTTTAGTCCTTGGGGGCAAAATACAGCTATTGGCGATGGCGTTTGGGAGTGGGTAAATGGCGCTGCAGAAAATTATTTTAATTGGTCTCCTACTAACTTGTTACAAGGATTGTGTATGGAAACAAAGGTGCCTGGAGTTTTTGGTAGTGTTAATACGCCGATAACTTTTAATACAAAAGTAGATTTACCAGTTAATACTAGACTAGTGATCAAATTAAAAGATATGTCTAGTCAGTATGGTTGGGTTTTCGATCCTTCTTGTCTTACTTCTGGTACTGGTACGCCAATAACACTTTATGATAGTGATACCGATCCTTCTGTTATAGCAAGCCACGGTAGTAACACATTTGTTTCAAATTATAACATACCTACTTATACAGGAAATATTAGCGGTGGTCATTATAACCGTCTGGTATTTGAAGTGCAATTTAAAGCCGGTTATATTGGCTATCAACGTGTAAAAGTTGATGATGTTTCATTGACACAGCCTAATATACACCATCTTGTTGCTGGCTATTCTCCTGCAACTCCTAATACTTTATATTCTTTAGTGATGCCAGACTTTTTTGCTGGCACATGTCATATTCAAAAAAGTACAGACTACGGTTCTACTTGGACGGATATGGGGAATTTCTCAGGTGTTAATAATAGAGGGAATTTCTACAATGATATGGAGATGTCTAAAATAGATGGAAATAGAGTTTATCATAATGGTCTTTCTTTCTATTCTTTTTATAATGGCAATTCAGGCGCAGCAAGTGTGGCTTCGGGTTGGGGTGTAAGTAGTACTCACGCTGATGTTAGAAGCATGTATATTCATGATAATGGAAATGGTACTGAGGATCTTTTTGCAGGCCATGACGGAGGATTATCTGTATATAGAAATGGATCATGGGAATGCTTAACATGTGAGCCTACAGCAAAAACAGATGTATTTGATTGTAGCCAATCATTTGGTATAACATCTGATGTTCATAGCGGAGATGTAATGGTTGCTGCTTTTGATAATGGTATTATGACATCAAACATGCTAAACTATAAGGATTGGACCAATAGTCTTTATGCAGACGGCTGGTTTACCAAGTATGCTAAACGTCAGGAGTTATCTGGTACTTATATCGTGAACTATGGTGGAGGACAAACTCAGAATATATTGATAGGCGGTTCATCTTATACTGGAGGTGGCGTAGGTAATATTCGTAGCAGTCACCTATTTCATACAGGCTGGTATACCAAGCCTAAAACTACCTATGAAGGAGAATATTATGCTGGATATCATATTTTCAGATTAAACATTAATCAATCTACCAATTCACTAAACTGGAATGACCTGTCGGGAAGTTGGGCTATTCCGAGCAATAAACCAATATCAGCTTATGCAGCTCATCCTAATAACAAGGATATGATCATTGGTTATTCGTCAGGTCTGTGGGATGGTACTAATGGTAGCTTTTTCTACACGTTTAATGGTGGTACTACATGGGGTTATCATCATAACGCAGGTAACTCTAGTAAGATATTTAATAATTACATTCCTGTAGATATGTGTATTGATCCATTAGAATATTTTGCACCGGGTCATTATAGAGCTTGGGCAAGTATGAGTTGGTACGGTGCGCCAGGTCAGGATAGAGTACACTGTGGTACATACCAAAATGGTTCATGGACTTGGATAGATTATTCTGACGGTTTACCTGACGGACCAGTAAATGCAATAGTATATGATGAGCAATCAAAAACACTATTTGCAGGTACTGATATTGGTGTTTATGCAAGAGATGTTGATGATCCGGGTAGTGCATGGCGTTGTTTCTCTAAAAACATGCCTAATAGCATGGTAATGGATCTTGAGATCAGCTATTGTACAGGTAAAATATACGCTACATGTTATGGTAGAGGTGCATGGTCTGCAGATTTGCCACCATCTTGGCATACTTTCTTTGCTAATGATAAGGGTAATACAGAATATATACAATCGAATACAACTTGGTCAACCTATCAGCATAAAGAAAAAACAGTGATAGTACAATCTGGTTCAAAGTTGACAATAACTGGTTGTACTGTAGCTATGGGTAGAGGTAAGCATATTGTTGTAGAGCCAGGTGCTGTTTTGGTAGTAGATAATGCTACAATTACTAATGAATGTAATCGTATGTGGGGTGGTATTATTATAGAAGGTAATCCTACAGTAGATCAATCTCAAGTTAGCGTTGCAGGTGAATTTTCACCACAACAAGGTCTTGTTATTATCAGAAATGGGTCTAACATTGATAATGCTTATGTTGGTGTTTACAGTGGTGGTGCATACTATGATGGTGATGACTTCCCTCAATATTTCCCAGGTAAAGATGGAGGATATGTATGGGCAGAAAACTCAGCCTTCCATAATTGTAGACGTTCTGTATCATTTGCTGAATATGGATTTCTTCAAAGTTCTACTATCGACAACTGTGATTTCGTAGCAGATGCCGTATTGAACAATGAAGTGTATACTAACTATGATGATGGTGCAGTAAGATATGGTTCAAAAGATTTTATCGCTATTTGGGCATCCCATGGAGTTAATGTTTTAAACTCTAGGTTCTTAAATACTATCAACCCTAACAGACCTGATTTGAGAGGTGCTGGAATCGTTAGCCATAATGCTGGTTATACAGTAGATGGTTGTGATTTTACAGACCTTACAAGAGGTATTCATGCTGGTGCTGATTTTGGACAAGTAGACAATATTGAAATTAAGAACAGCAACTTTATAAACTTATGGCGCTCTATTGCAGCAAGGTTAGTAAACAACTTAATTATTACTAATAATACAATTGAAGTTGGCGAGCCGTTAGACGATCAATTAGGTTCTGTAGTTTATACCAGTGTTGGTGACATGGAGGATGAGAATAATGCCGCGTTCTATTACGATTCTTATGGTATTAATATTTCTCATGCAGATATCTTCTCTATACAAGACAATACAATTGTTGAGCATAAAGTTACACTTCCAGGTATGCCAGCAGGCCAGCTATATGCTAAGTTTGGTATTATTATAAATAATACTAACAATGATCCTGGTATAACAAACAACCCTGGTACTCAGTATGCTTATAGGATATACAGAAACACTGTACATACAGATATTGGTATAACTGCTAACCAAGACTGTAGAGGTGTACAGATAAGATGTAATGATCTGACTTCTGAGAATGAATTGCGTGGCATATTAGTATCAGAGTATTTTACGCATCACAACGATCCTAACTATCCTCCTTCTCCAGGTCTATTATCAGATCAAGGTTATTGTTTGACCAATACGTCACCAGCTGGTAATTTATTTAGAACAAATCCAATTTGTGGTGGTGAGGAACATATAGGTATTAATGCGCCTCAGCCTGGTTTGAACTTTACTTATAATTATCACTTTGCTGGTACTGCTTATGAGCCTGTGTGTTATACTGGTGCACCAACCAATATGATCATTAACGCAAATAATTGTATGGCTAGTCAAAATAATGCATGTCCTGATCCACTTCCATATGTAGGAGGAGGTACCGCAGGTGGTGGTGGTGAGCCTAAGCAAATGACTGCATTTAGCATATCAAACATTTCTAATGATATTGCTATGGCAGATAATCGCTTAGCCGCACTTAATAAAACTATACACGATGGTAATAGCCAAGAGTTACATGAAATGCTTGAAACATCTTTTTATAGTAGTTCTGATATGGCTCAACGCTTACAAGATGCTGGTCCTTATCTAAGTGACGATGTAATGATAAAAGCTATAAAGCATATACCTGCAATGGATATGACGGATATCAAAAAAGTGTTAATTGCTAATGCTGGTTTGAAGCCTGCAGTTTGGAATGCTATGTCTGAAAACTATCCTGAGTTAGCAGTAGATAATGATATGATAGCTGCACAAAAAAATCAATCTGCAAGAAAATTAAATGAAGGTATCATTAGCGATCTTGCATATGAAAAGAGCATTCATACTATGAATCTTGTTAGTAGATATAGCGACATGAATGAATGGAGCAAAATTGCAAAACTATATGCTGATAATAGCCAATACAGAATGGCAGTTCCATATTATCTTAAAGCTAACGATATAACTAGTGCTAAAAATGCTATCGATAAAATAGAAAATGAAGATTATAAAGAGGTAGCAAAACTATATATCGACAGACTGGAAAATAATAAGTTAAATGCTGGTATTTCAAATTCGGAAAAAGAAATACTAGATGCTATCGCATTACACCCAAATACAAGAGCTGGCGAAATCGCGAGAATGTGGTTGGCTCAAGAAAACGGTAATGTGGTATTAGACTTAATGCCAATGTTGAAAACTAGTAATAATGAGACAAATGAAGAAGGTGGTTTAAATAACATACCTAATAGCGAAACAATTAATGTACATCCTAACCCTGCAAATGACTATGTTGTTATAGCAAACAGTAATGCATGGGGTGCAGGAGCGGTTGTTAGTGTGTATGATGTTACCGGACGTAGAGTAGTGAAAACTATTCCGGCGCCGGATGCAAAAGCACTTCAAGTCAATACTAGTAACTGGATTTCAGGAGTTTATTTTGTCAATGTTAAATTACAAAATGGAAAAATGATAAATGCGAAGTTTATAATCAATAGATAA